A stretch of DNA from Atribacteraceae bacterium:
CCCCCGGTAGTAGCTGAGGGCGAGATCGACACCGCCGACTTTACCCCGAACTCTGACACCCCAAATCGGGTCCAAGAACCCGACCTCCGGCTCTCGGTATGTAAAATCGTAAACCAGATCGTCGGGACCGACTCCGAGTTGCGGGACCAAAGCCGCGGACATAAATTGCTTCTGCAGAGCTTCAGGAACCACGTTGGCCATAAAGGCAGGTTGATAGACCAACTCGAGCGACCAGACAAAATTCAGGTACCATTCCAGGTTGACGGCGGGAACCGGGATCTTCTCGCCCAGGAACCCCTCCCCGATTCCCCGGGCAAGCGGTGCGGGGTTGATCACATCCACCGGGCTCATGAGATCGCTGGCCCCCCATACCACCTGGATCCAGCCCAGCCGGAAGTCCGTCTCCTCCCAAGGAACCCCAAACCCCTTTAGGTATGCCTCCCGCCATCGAAAAAAATCAGGATCATAACCACCTTCCTCGTGCTGCAAGGTCAATGCTGTACTCAGGTAATAGTGATCAAAAATAGGCGTTTCATAATTCAAATCCAGTTCAAGTCCGTAAGTAAGCCGACCGCCAGCCAGATCCCAGCTCGTACTTAAACTGGCTTCCCCGGTGATCGGGGAAGCCAGGACGGGAAACACGGGTGTGATCAGGCAAAGTATCAAGATCAGGATCGAAATCGCCATCCGGCATCCTCTCATTG
This window harbors:
- a CDS encoding DUF1302 family protein, yielding MAISILILILCLITPVFPVLASPITGEASLSTSWDLAGGRLTYGLELDLNYETPIFDHYYLSTALTLQHEEGGYDPDFFRWREAYLKGFGVPWEETDFRLGWIQVVWGASDLMSPVDVINPAPLARGIGEGFLGEKIPVPAVNLEWYLNFVWSLELVYQPAFMANVVPEALQKQFMSAALVPQLGVGPDDLVYDFTYREPEVGFLDPIWGVRVRGKVGGVDLALSYYRGYYLNPTPYRTAITSSVTGNGLPFQVDVDFGYPQRQMLGLEFQGELEALPGATFRGDVALFFPERWTHQISLPQPDGTMIVQEQIVLEQPYWKASLGVDYTTEDNVYLNLGYILGTPQETGDDVSSYLFLRAERPSDDGKWKPFVNSVLSLADGSMVNALGVSYTPQPDWDISLTYSFASGPPGGKLAGIGDGIFLSAQYAF